The following coding sequences are from one Paenarthrobacter ureafaciens window:
- a CDS encoding SDR family NAD(P)-dependent oxidoreductase, which translates to MTTRANELTALVTGATAGLGAEFARQLAEAGHHLVLVARDEERLKAKAEELERDFSISVEVLPADLTSDVGVSAVADRLRDASRPVDVLVNNAGSGLLKSFEDNDLEEERAHLRLHVQTPMELCHAVLEVMLARGKGRIINVASVAAFANRGSYSAAKAWQVTFSRWANTAYAKSGVQVTAVCPGFTHTEFHDRMGMDKSVAPRFLWLKAERVVREGLEDNAKGKAVSIPTRRYKVVTFFARVLPAKLTAGPPRRPAKTED; encoded by the coding sequence ATGACCACTCGAGCCAACGAACTCACTGCCCTTGTCACCGGAGCCACCGCCGGCCTGGGCGCGGAGTTCGCCCGCCAGCTTGCCGAAGCCGGGCACCATCTGGTCCTGGTTGCCCGCGATGAAGAGCGACTCAAAGCCAAGGCCGAGGAACTCGAGCGCGACTTCAGTATCTCGGTGGAGGTGTTGCCGGCGGACCTGACCTCCGACGTCGGGGTTTCCGCAGTGGCGGACCGCCTGCGGGACGCAAGCAGGCCCGTGGACGTGCTGGTGAACAACGCGGGGAGCGGGCTCTTGAAGTCGTTCGAGGACAACGATCTTGAGGAAGAGCGGGCGCACTTGCGCCTCCACGTCCAGACTCCCATGGAGCTATGCCACGCCGTCCTTGAGGTCATGTTGGCGCGGGGCAAGGGCCGGATCATCAACGTGGCCAGCGTGGCGGCCTTCGCCAACCGGGGCAGCTATTCCGCGGCCAAAGCCTGGCAGGTGACATTCAGCCGCTGGGCGAACACCGCTTATGCAAAGTCAGGCGTACAGGTCACCGCAGTCTGCCCGGGGTTCACCCACACGGAGTTTCACGATCGCATGGGCATGGATAAGTCCGTGGCGCCGCGATTCCTCTGGCTGAAGGCCGAGCGGGTGGTTCGTGAAGGCCTCGAGGACAACGCCAAAGGCAAAGCTGTGTCCATCCCGACGCGGAGGTACAAGGTGGTCACCTTCTTCGCGCGCGTCCTCCCGGCAAAGCTGACCGCAGGCCCGCCGAGGCGCCCGGCGAAGACGGAGGACTAA
- a CDS encoding FUSC family protein gives MSVFMTHARELHRIGPANNDRLSAVRVGLSVVVPGLFLIAIGRPELMMYAVFGALTGMYGRNESHQLRLRHQAQAALLLVGGLSIGTFLSVNHIHSWWLVLVATLFAGAGSFFCDAAKLRPVGPFFGILALGACASVPTSVPFTTAVLIGAASAAFSIVVGFAGWLRTRSWERGAVRDVPLLRGPLRQSALVHATRYVLAVSAAGVCGVLSGSGHPHWAMAAAAVPLAGADLPSRVHRGIHRIVGTFLGLGVVAVVLFPSPVSPLQYFPSHGPVVLAVIVMLCQFPTELFMARHYGWAMVFFTPVILLIAQLAAPMDPGVLVLERAVETFVGAVIGIAVAVVVQRRR, from the coding sequence ATGTCCGTGTTCATGACGCACGCCCGGGAACTTCACCGGATCGGTCCGGCGAACAACGACAGGCTATCGGCCGTACGCGTCGGGCTCAGCGTGGTTGTGCCTGGACTCTTCCTCATTGCCATCGGCCGGCCCGAGCTCATGATGTACGCGGTGTTCGGTGCCTTGACAGGCATGTACGGACGCAATGAATCGCACCAACTTCGGCTCAGGCACCAAGCACAGGCGGCGCTCTTGCTGGTGGGCGGGTTGTCCATCGGCACCTTCCTGTCCGTCAACCATATTCATTCGTGGTGGCTCGTGCTCGTGGCTACGCTTTTCGCGGGGGCCGGCTCTTTCTTCTGTGATGCCGCGAAGCTAAGGCCCGTAGGACCGTTCTTCGGAATCCTTGCCTTGGGCGCCTGCGCCTCGGTGCCGACCAGCGTTCCATTTACGACGGCGGTGCTCATCGGTGCTGCCTCGGCAGCGTTCTCGATCGTGGTTGGCTTTGCGGGGTGGTTGCGAACCCGCTCATGGGAACGGGGTGCGGTCCGGGACGTACCACTGTTGCGCGGGCCTCTACGGCAGTCAGCCCTGGTCCATGCGACGCGCTACGTCCTTGCAGTCAGCGCGGCCGGGGTTTGCGGCGTACTCAGTGGCAGCGGCCACCCGCACTGGGCCATGGCAGCAGCGGCCGTCCCGCTGGCCGGTGCCGATCTGCCAAGCCGGGTCCACCGGGGCATCCACAGGATCGTGGGGACGTTCCTCGGCTTGGGGGTGGTCGCCGTCGTGCTTTTCCCGAGTCCGGTGTCGCCGCTTCAGTACTTCCCAAGCCACGGCCCGGTGGTACTCGCGGTGATCGTGATGTTATGCCAGTTCCCCACCGAGCTGTTCATGGCCAGGCACTACGGCTGGGCCATGGTGTTCTTCACCCCCGTAATCCTGCTGATCGCGCAGCTGGCGGCACCCATGGATCCGGGAGTGCTGGTGCTGGAGCGGGCCGTTGAGACGTTCGTGGGAGCGGTCATCGGAATTGCCGTTGCCGTGGTGGTGCAGCGGCGGCGCTAA